Proteins encoded together in one Chitinophaga lutea window:
- a CDS encoding DUF2157 domain-containing protein produces MNRQLFEKLAEEDRLSPSSMEKIRAVTASTLFSVHWELKTILYLGVLLLSGGLGILIYKNIDTIGHQAILALIAVLCAGCFYYSNRHKLPFSRQKVPAANAFADYTVLLGCLLFITFITYLQAQYNVFGTRYGSATFIPMLVLFFSAYYFDHLGVLSMAITNFAAWAGIAITPFEILSRNDFSSDRIIYTGLAIGVVLIVAGILSTAKDFKQHFSFAYHNFGTHILLIACLSAMFVLPDFMLWFIVLGACCAGIYYTAMQARSFYFVVIVVLYAYTGLSYVVIRGIDASFRDLGGFYMLLFYFIGSGIAMARLLIVLNKKLKKHDSI; encoded by the coding sequence ATGAACCGACAACTTTTCGAAAAGCTGGCCGAAGAAGACCGGCTGTCTCCCTCTTCCATGGAAAAAATCAGGGCCGTTACCGCCAGCACGCTTTTCTCCGTGCACTGGGAGCTCAAGACCATCCTCTATCTCGGCGTGCTGTTATTGAGCGGAGGCCTGGGCATCCTGATCTATAAAAACATCGACACCATCGGCCACCAGGCTATCCTGGCGCTGATTGCCGTGCTGTGCGCCGGCTGTTTTTATTATTCGAACCGCCACAAGCTGCCGTTTTCGAGGCAGAAAGTACCCGCGGCCAACGCCTTTGCCGATTACACCGTGCTGCTCGGCTGCCTGCTGTTCATCACCTTCATTACTTATCTGCAGGCGCAATACAATGTGTTCGGCACCCGGTATGGGTCCGCGACATTTATTCCCATGCTGGTGCTGTTTTTCAGCGCCTATTATTTCGATCACCTCGGCGTGCTGAGCATGGCCATCACCAACTTCGCCGCCTGGGCGGGGATTGCCATCACCCCCTTCGAGATACTAAGCAGGAACGATTTCAGCAGCGACCGCATCATTTATACCGGGCTCGCGATAGGGGTCGTGCTGATCGTGGCGGGCATACTCAGTACGGCGAAGGATTTCAAGCAACACTTCTCCTTCGCCTACCATAACTTCGGCACCCACATCCTGCTGATCGCCTGCCTGTCGGCCATGTTTGTGCTGCCCGACTTCATGTTGTGGTTCATCGTGCTGGGTGCCTGCTGTGCCGGCATCTATTACACCGCCATGCAGGCCCGATCGTTTTATTTCGTGGTGATCGTGGTGCTGTATGCGTATACCGGCCTGAGCTACGTGGTGATACGCGGCATCGATGCCAGCTTCCGTGACCTCGGCGGTTTTTACATGCTGCTGTTTTATTTTATCGGATCGGGCATCGCCATGGCGCGGCTGCTCATTGTGCTCAACAAAAAGCTGAAAAAACATGATAGCATATAA
- a CDS encoding pirin family protein → MKKSIAHVLTGREKKITEEETVIQPLPHKDFRFANPFIVIHHLPPKRIPAGSTLRIHPHPHRGFSPVSFMIQGEGYHMDSAGHAGDIEAGGIQWMFAGKGLLHSEGPTKRLLEKGGVQEMIQIWVNVPAANKWDDPYYQNAQKHQLPEVLEQDGVEMRLASGTYEGKSSPMKSFTPLTAIIGTIMAGKTVKIGATPGYQALLYIYKGAAQVNDRDEVRMHQLVVFEQDNDEIEITAIENTGILFLSAEPLNEPVAAKDNFVMNTPEEVEQAIQDYKDGKFGTLEY, encoded by the coding sequence ATGAAAAAGTCCATTGCACACGTGCTCACCGGCCGCGAGAAGAAGATCACAGAAGAAGAAACGGTGATACAGCCCCTTCCGCATAAGGATTTCAGATTTGCCAACCCGTTCATCGTGATCCATCACCTGCCGCCGAAACGCATACCGGCCGGTTCCACGCTCCGTATCCACCCCCATCCGCACCGCGGCTTTTCACCGGTGTCGTTCATGATCCAGGGCGAAGGATACCATATGGACAGTGCGGGCCATGCCGGCGATATCGAAGCGGGCGGCATTCAGTGGATGTTTGCCGGGAAGGGATTGCTCCACAGCGAAGGCCCCACCAAAAGGCTGCTGGAAAAAGGTGGCGTGCAGGAGATGATCCAGATATGGGTGAACGTGCCGGCAGCCAACAAATGGGACGACCCCTATTACCAGAACGCGCAGAAACACCAGCTGCCGGAGGTGCTGGAGCAGGACGGCGTGGAGATGCGACTCGCCAGCGGCACCTATGAAGGGAAAAGCAGCCCCATGAAAAGCTTCACCCCGCTCACCGCCATCATCGGCACCATCATGGCCGGCAAAACCGTCAAGATCGGCGCTACGCCGGGTTACCAGGCGCTCCTATATATCTATAAAGGCGCCGCGCAGGTGAACGACCGCGACGAAGTGCGCATGCACCAGCTGGTGGTGTTTGAGCAGGACAACGACGAAATCGAGATCACAGCCATTGAAAATACCGGCATCCTCTTTTTATCCGCCGAGCCGCTGAACGAACCGGTAGCGGCGAAAGACAATTTTGTGATGAACACCCCCGAAGAAGTCGAACAGGCCATCCAGGACTATAAGGACGGCAAATTCGGCACCCTCGAATACTAA